In Phacochoerus africanus isolate WHEZ1 chromosome 1, ROS_Pafr_v1, whole genome shotgun sequence, the following are encoded in one genomic region:
- the LOC125137920 gene encoding keratin-associated protein 10-6-like yields the protein MAASTLSACSSNLSYGSHVCLPGPCHPCTGSSWQWDDCPESCCEPPCCAPSGCTPAPRLALVCTPASCEPSPCLSGCTSSCTSSPCQPACCVPICCRPVCCTPVCCEASPCSDSCCQQSSCPPSCCTSSPCQQACCVPICCRPVCCTPVCCTPVCCEASPCSAASCCQPSPCPSSCCRPSSSVSLLCRPVCRPACRVPVSSCGAPASCCQPGCCRLASCVSLLCRPACSRPACCVPASAWRKPERCTVDPSASDGPGGGGDTGSECLGSECQRGEKGSEEFPGPQRLSHELGKDEGTRAPWKPSFYSLSPKHLLPTAPTMAASTLSACSSNLSYGSHVCLPGPCHPCTGSSWQWDDCPESCCEPPCCAPSGRTPAPRLALVCTPASCEPSPCLSGCTSSCTSSPCQPACCVPVCCRPVCCTPVCCTPACCTPVCCEASPCSDSCCQQSSCQSSCCTSSRCQQACCVPVCCRPVCCTPVCCTPVCCEASPCSAASCCQPSPCPSSCCRPSSSVSLLCRPVCRPACRVPVSSCGAPASCCQPSCCRPASCVSLLCRPACSRPACCVPASACESCC from the exons ATGGCCGCCTCCACCCTGTCCGCCTGctccagcaacctgagctacGGCAGCCACGTCTGCCTGCCTGGTCCCTGTCACCCCTGCACTGGCTCCTCCTGGCAGTGGGACGACTGTCCAGAGAGCTGCTGCGAGCCCCCCTGCTGCGCCCCCAGCGGCTGCACCCCCGCGCCCCGCCTGGCCCTCGTCTGCACCCCAGCGAGCTgtgagcccagcccctgcctgtcaGGCTGCACCAGCTCCtgcacctcctccccctgccagccAGCCTGCTGTGTGCCCATCTGCTGCAGGCCCGTCTGTTGCACGCCCGTGTGCTGCGAGGCCTCCCCATGCTCAGACTCCTGCTGCCAGCAGTCGAGCTGCCCGCCGTCCTGCtgcacctcctccccctgccagcaGGCCTGCTGTGTGCCCATCTGCTGCAGGCCCGTCTGTTGCACTCCTGTCTGTTGCACACCCGTGTGCTGCGAGGCCTCCCCCTGCTCGGCCGCCTCgtgctgccagcccagcccctgcccctcgtCCTGCTGCAGACCCTCGTCCTCCGTGTCCCTCCTCTGCCGGCCCGTGTGCCGCCCCGCCTGCCGCGTGCCCGTCTCCTCCTGCGGGGCCCCCGCCTCCTGCTGCCAGCCCGGCTGCTGCCGCCTGGCCTCCTGCGTGTCCCTGCTCTGCCGCCCCGCGTGCTCCCGCCCCGCCTGCTGCGTGCCCGCCTCGGCCT GGCGGAAACCGGAGCGCTGCACTGTGGACCCCTCGGCTTCAGATGGGCCGGGAGGAGGGGGCGACACAGGCAGCGAGTGTTTGGGGTCCGAGtgccagagaggagagaagggctcTGAGGAATTCCCCGGTCCACAGAGGCTCTCCCACGAGTTGGGAAAGGATGAGGGGACACGT GCCCCCTGGAAACCGTCCTTCTACTCCCTGTCTCCGAAGCACCTGCT ccccaccgcCCCCACCATGGCCGCCTCCACCCTGTCCGCCTGctccagcaacctgagctacGGCAGCCACGTCTGCCTGCCCGGTCCCTGTCACCCCTGCACCGGCTCCTCCTGGCAGTGGGACGACTGTCCAGAGAGCTGCTGCGAGCCCCCCTGCTGCGCCCCCAGCGGCCGCACCCCCGCGCCCCGCCTGGCCCTCGTCTGCACCCCAGCGAGCTgtgagcccagcccctgcctgtcaGGCTGCACCAGCTCCtgcacctcctccccctgccagccGGCCTGCTGTGTGCCCGTGTGCTGCAGGCCCGTCTGTTGCACTCCTGTCTGTTGCACACCTGCGTGCTGCACACCTGTGTGCTGCGAGGCCTCCCCGTGCTCAGACTCCTGCTGCCAGCAGTCGAGCTGCCAGTCGTCCTGCTGCACCTCCTCCCGCTGCCAGCAGGCCTGCTGTGTGCCTGTCTGCTGCAGGCCCGTCTGCTGCACTCCTGTCTGTTGCACGCCCGTGTGCTGCGAGGCCTCCCCCTGCTCGGCCGCCTCgtgctgccagcccagcccctgcccctcgtCCTGCTGCAGACCCTCGTCCTCCGTGTCTCTCCTCTGCCGGCCCGTGTGCCGCCCCGCCTGCCGCGTGCCCGTCTCCTCCTGCGGGGCCCCCGCCTCCTGCTGCCAGCCCAGCTGCTGCCGCCCGGCCTCCTGCGTGTCCCTGCTCTGCCGCCCCGCGTGCTCCCGCCCCGCCTGCTGCGTGCCCGCCTCGGCCTGCGAGTCCTGCTGCTGA
- the LOC125137303 gene encoding keratin-associated protein 10-3-like, whose product MVASTLSGCLPGPCHPCTGSSWQWDDCPESCCEPPCCAPSGCTPAPRLALVCTPASCEPSPCLSGCTSSCTSSPCQHACCVPVCCRPVCCRPVCCTPVCCTPVCCEASPCSAASCCQPSPCPSSCCRPSSSVSLLCRPVCRPACWVPVSCCGAPASCCQPSCRRPASCVSLLCRPACSRPACCVPASACESCC is encoded by the coding sequence ATGGTCGCCTCCACTCTGTCTGGCTGCCTGCCTGGTCCCTGTCACCCCTGCACCGGCTCCTCCTGGCAGTGGGACGACTGTCCAGAGAGCTGCTGCGAGCCCCCCTGCTGCGCCCCCAGCGGCTGCACCCCCGCGCCCCGCCTGGCCCTTGTCTGCACCCCAGCGAGCTgtgagcccagcccctgcctgtcaGGCTGCACCAGTTCCtgcacctcctccccctgccagcaCGCCTGCTGTGTGCCCGTCTGCTGCAGGCCCGTCTGCTGCAGGCCCGTCTGTTGCACTCCTGTCTGTTGTACGCCCGTGTGCTGCGAGGCCTCCCCCTGCTCGGCCGCCTCgtgctgccagcccagcccctgcccctcgtCCTGCTGCAGACCCTCGTCCTCCGTGTCTCTCCTCTGCCGGCCCGTGTGCCGCCCCGCCTGCTGGGTGCCCGTCTCCTGCTGCGGGGCCCCCGCCTCCTGCTGCCAGCCCAGCTGCCGCCGCCCGGCCTCCTGCGTGTCCCTGCTCTGCCGCCCCGCGTGCTCCCGCCCCGCCTGCTGCGTGCCCGCCTCGGCCTGCGAGTCCTGCTGCTGA